The following is a genomic window from Anaeromicrobium sediminis.
GTTACAGGGCAGAGTAATAACTTTTTAGGAATGCAAAATACCACCACTAAGGCACCTGTTATAAGTGCTGATGGATGTACACCTGAAGACATTAAAAACCAATTAACTAATACTTTTAGTTAAAAAAAGACCTCGGATGAGGTCTTTTTTAGTAATTTTTGAGTTGCTATTAAACAAAATTCTGATAAAATAGTGTAGTATTATTAAACTATATATAGAGATAAACTACTTCCAACTTGAATGTATATGAACTTACTTCAGTCATATTCCCTTGTAAGTGGCTAGAGTTTGTTGAGTTTGGAAGAAATATACCTATATTTACATAAACTGTGAAAGAGTGTGAATTATGACAAAAAATGAATTTTTACCAATAAGTAAAGAAGATATGAAAAAAAGAGGTTGGGATTACTTGGACTTTATAATAGTTACGGGAGATGCTTATGTAGATCATCCTAGTTTTGGAGGTCCTGTAATTGGGAGAACTCTGGAAGGTGCAGGGTATAAAGTTGGTATAATAGCTCAACCGGATTGGAAAAAAATAGATGACTTTAAGAAATTGGGAAGACCTCGTCTTGGATTTTTAATTACAGCTGGTAATATAGATTCTATGGTTAATCACTATAGTGTAAGTAAAAGAAGAAGAGATAAGGACTTATATTCTCCAGGTGGTAAAATGGGATTAAGGCCTGATAGAGCCACTATTGTATATACAAATATGGTGAAAAGAGCATATAAAAAAGTTCCTATAATATTAGGAGGAATAGAGGCAAGTTTAAGAAGATTTGCCCATTATGATTATTGGGATGATAAGGTAAGAAGATCAATGCTTTATGATAGTGAAGCGGACTTATTAATATATGGAATGGGAGAAAATCAAGTATTAGAATTGGCAGAATACTTAAGTAGTGGAGTGAATATAAAACACATTAACCATATACGAGGAACTGTATACAAAACTGATACATTAGAAAATGTATATGACTATATAAAAATACCATCCTTTGAAGATGTCTCTGAAGATAAAATGAAGTATGGAGAGGCATTTAAGGTTCAATATGAAGAACAAGACCATATAAGGGGTAAGACTATAGTACAAAAGCATAAGGACGAATATATCGTTCAAAATCCACCTACTGAACCTCTAAATCAGGAAAATCTAGACAAGGTATTTAGTTATCCATACATGAGAACCTATCATCCTATATATGAAAAGGATGGTGGTATACCAGCCATTAAGGAAGTGAAATTTAGCCTTATAAGTGAAAGAGGTTGTTTTGGAAGTTGCTCCTTCTGTGCGCTTACTTTTCATCAAGGAAGAGTAATTCAGCCTAGGAGTCAAGTGTCCATAATAGAAGAAGCACAAAGTATAATAAGTGATAAAGACTTTAAAGGATATATACATGATGTAGGTGGGCCTACAGCTAACTTTAGGCATCAGGCTTGTGAGAAGCAGAAGAAACATGGTACATGCAAAAGTAAGCAATGCTTATTTCCTAACCCTTGTAATAATTTAAAAGTGGACCATGATGAATATTTAGAACTACTTAGAAAATTGAGAAGTCTTGAGGGTGTTAAAAAAGTATTTGTAAGATCAGGCCTTAGATATGATTATATAATGGCTGATAAGAAGGATAAATTCTTAAAAGAATTATGCGAGCATCATGTAAGTGGACAGTTAAAGGTTGCACCGGAACACGTATCTCCAAGGGTATTGAAATTAATGGGCAAGCCAGGAAGAAATGTGTATGACAAATTTGTAGACAAATATTATAAAATAAACGATAAGTTAGGAAAAAAACAGTTTTTAGTGCCATATTTAATGTCATCCCATCCAGGTAGTGACTTAAAGGCGGCAATAGAGATGGCTGAATATTTAAGGGATATAAAATATCAACCTGAGCAAGTACAAGATTTTTATCCAACTCCAGGAACTTTATCCACTTGCATGTTTTACACAGGATTTGACCCACGAAATATGAAAAAAGTATATGTTCCTAAAGATAGAAGGGAAAAGGCAATGCAAAGGGCATTGTTACAATATAG
Proteins encoded in this region:
- a CDS encoding YgiQ family radical SAM protein — protein: MTKNEFLPISKEDMKKRGWDYLDFIIVTGDAYVDHPSFGGPVIGRTLEGAGYKVGIIAQPDWKKIDDFKKLGRPRLGFLITAGNIDSMVNHYSVSKRRRDKDLYSPGGKMGLRPDRATIVYTNMVKRAYKKVPIILGGIEASLRRFAHYDYWDDKVRRSMLYDSEADLLIYGMGENQVLELAEYLSSGVNIKHINHIRGTVYKTDTLENVYDYIKIPSFEDVSEDKMKYGEAFKVQYEEQDHIRGKTIVQKHKDEYIVQNPPTEPLNQENLDKVFSYPYMRTYHPIYEKDGGIPAIKEVKFSLISERGCFGSCSFCALTFHQGRVIQPRSQVSIIEEAQSIISDKDFKGYIHDVGGPTANFRHQACEKQKKHGTCKSKQCLFPNPCNNLKVDHDEYLELLRKLRSLEGVKKVFVRSGLRYDYIMADKKDKFLKELCEHHVSGQLKVAPEHVSPRVLKLMGKPGRNVYDKFVDKYYKINDKLGKKQFLVPYLMSSHPGSDLKAAIEMAEYLRDIKYQPEQVQDFYPTPGTLSTCMFYTGFDPRNMKKVYVPKDRREKAMQRALLQYRNPRNYELVKEALEKAGRLDLIGHGPKCLIRPREDRKSYKGNRANQGNKRKNENNRNKRGKNTTRGKNQGARKKKR
- a CDS encoding YkuS family protein produces the protein MKRVGVEKSLQNVKTFLSNEGYDVVEFENNNSDIRNLDAVVVTGQSNNFLGMQNTTTKAPVISADGCTPEDIKNQLTNTFS